A single genomic interval of Synechococcus sp. UW179A harbors:
- a CDS encoding HEAT repeat domain-containing protein, translated as MNDFTETQLSQEEALDLANHLKEKLRAGLPIDADPDSIAIMVAGLGDPRGLLRRQISEGLGSVGKAAVPALCQAMRRSDQVTVRRAAAKTLTLIADRNSLPDLLTTFLTDTDSVVQGSTMGAMASMGKESIGAIFSIVENVDSTEMQIGLANWALTIIGDRDPETLKSALSSDNPKVRKAAISALASQIQSLNCQEDRDLLQKALRDSCAEIRSEAVILLGSLEDAEWALPLLSPALSDQDSLVRKNTALSLMKLGCSSSIPNLQTQLKSESEPVVRKILQLAIDRLQKFSEN; from the coding sequence ATGAATGACTTCACTGAAACACAGTTGAGTCAAGAAGAAGCTCTCGATCTTGCCAATCATCTCAAGGAAAAACTGAGAGCAGGATTGCCGATTGATGCGGATCCAGATTCAATTGCAATCATGGTAGCTGGGCTAGGAGATCCTCGAGGGCTACTTCGCCGCCAAATTTCCGAGGGGTTGGGATCAGTTGGAAAAGCAGCTGTACCTGCTTTGTGCCAAGCGATGCGACGCAGTGATCAGGTCACAGTGAGAAGGGCAGCTGCTAAAACTCTCACCTTGATTGCTGATCGCAATAGCCTTCCTGATCTACTGACAACTTTTCTGACCGATACAGACTCGGTCGTTCAGGGTTCAACAATGGGGGCGATGGCTTCCATGGGGAAAGAATCGATCGGAGCAATTTTCAGCATTGTTGAAAATGTTGACAGCACGGAAATGCAAATTGGCTTAGCGAATTGGGCACTCACGATCATTGGCGACCGGGACCCAGAAACACTTAAATCTGCATTATCTTCAGACAACCCCAAAGTACGAAAAGCAGCAATATCAGCTCTTGCAAGTCAAATTCAATCTCTAAACTGCCAAGAGGATCGCGACTTACTGCAAAAGGCTCTGCGAGATTCATGTGCTGAAATTCGCTCCGAAGCAGTGATTCTGCTTGGAAGTCTTGAGGATGCAGAATGGGCGCTACCTTTACTTTCTCCCGCCCTTTCAGATCAGGATAGTTTAGTCAGGAAAAATACTGCCTTGTCCCTGATGAAGCTAGGCTGCAGTTCAAGCATTCCTAATCTTCAAACACAACTCAAGAGCGAGTCTGAGCCAGTAGTCCGCAAAATTCTGCAGCTTGCAATTGATCGTCTCCAAAAATTCTCAGAAAACTAA
- a CDS encoding phycobiliprotein lyase, with the protein MDIEQFVAQSIGEWRSMRSGHSLAFQQFEDVLSEISIKEFIDDTNQLRELIKASSQPNESHYISPFSMEWCAESDWEPDDPSEVSSGSCIILPIPKDEQSGKLLRSVGYAESVAAESEYRFLDDGTFILKTHYDQSIAEERIWFVSDHVRCRSSVLKTSEGSGILQASFASEVRKISV; encoded by the coding sequence ATGGATATTGAGCAATTTGTTGCTCAAAGCATCGGAGAATGGCGCTCAATGAGAAGCGGACACTCCCTTGCATTTCAACAATTCGAAGATGTGCTCAGTGAAATATCAATCAAAGAATTTATTGATGACACAAATCAGCTGCGAGAACTGATTAAGGCTTCATCACAACCCAACGAAAGCCACTACATTTCTCCCTTTTCAATGGAATGGTGTGCAGAGAGTGATTGGGAACCTGACGATCCCAGTGAAGTTTCCAGTGGATCATGCATCATTCTGCCGATCCCGAAGGATGAACAATCTGGAAAACTATTGAGAAGCGTTGGCTATGCCGAATCAGTAGCGGCAGAATCAGAATACCGATTTCTTGACGATGGCACGTTCATCCTCAAGACTCACTATGATCAATCCATTGCAGAAGAACGTATTTGGTTCGTTTCTGATCACGTCCGCTGCCGCTCCTCAGTTCTGAAAACATCAGAGGGATCGGGCATCTTGCAAGCTTCATTTGCTTCCGAAGTCAGAAAAATTTCCGTTTAG
- a CDS encoding HEAT repeat domain-containing protein — MSDATSNQQINELDSLTEQEAFELAEVLKQNLTDQETPSSDQASIKKMVAGLGDQRGALRLTFAQSLGNVGEAAIPYLCDALKNNPNVIIRRASAKTLNLIGSRKALPNLVEAFKTDSDPVVQGSSAGAMATIGVPAIDDLLKILVEPGCTAFQVGLVNLALSFIGSKAPDALDQATQSDNVEIRIAAITVLAEQIQAQTSNSAKIALIKALSDEASEVRAEAATMAGKTLEPEDVSNQLCKMLSDESEQVRKNTSLALMKMEATDAIDRIKDAIKTEQDEQVRAVMNVAVNVLKQD; from the coding sequence ATGAGTGATGCAACATCGAATCAGCAAATAAACGAACTTGACAGTCTTACCGAGCAGGAAGCTTTCGAGTTGGCTGAAGTATTGAAGCAAAATCTGACTGATCAAGAAACACCAAGCTCTGATCAAGCGTCGATCAAAAAAATGGTTGCTGGATTGGGAGATCAGCGTGGTGCTTTACGACTGACATTCGCGCAAAGTCTGGGAAACGTGGGTGAAGCAGCTATTCCATATTTATGCGATGCATTAAAAAACAATCCGAATGTCATCATTCGACGTGCATCTGCAAAAACACTCAATCTGATTGGCAGTAGAAAAGCATTACCGAATCTCGTTGAAGCATTCAAAACAGATTCTGATCCAGTCGTTCAAGGATCATCGGCAGGCGCTATGGCAACGATTGGCGTCCCTGCAATCGATGATCTACTCAAAATTCTGGTGGAGCCAGGCTGCACAGCATTTCAAGTGGGGCTCGTCAATCTTGCCCTGAGCTTTATTGGCTCAAAAGCACCAGATGCATTGGATCAAGCGACACAATCAGACAATGTTGAGATCCGCATAGCAGCGATCACAGTGCTGGCTGAGCAGATTCAGGCGCAAACGAGCAATTCAGCGAAAATTGCACTCATCAAAGCGTTATCTGACGAGGCTAGCGAAGTTCGAGCGGAGGCAGCCACAATGGCCGGCAAAACATTAGAACCCGAAGATGTCTCCAACCAATTGTGCAAGATGCTCTCAGACGAATCCGAGCAAGTTAGAAAAAATACATCACTTGCTTTGATGAAAATGGAAGCAACAGATGCGATTGATCGAATTAAAGACGCAATAAAAACTGAACAAGACGAACAGGTTAGGGCTGTGATGAACGTGGCGGTGAATGTACTAAAGCAAGACTAG
- the cpeB gene encoding class 1 C-phycoerythrin subunit beta gives MLDAFSRSVVSADAKTAPVGGSDLAVLRSYVSQGNKRLDAVNAITSNASCIVSDAVTGMICENTGLIQAGGNCYPNRRMAACLRDGEIVLRYISYALLAGDASVLDDRCLNGLKETYIALGVPTQSAARAVAIMKSAATALIGETNSPASGGKRFRKMETTQGDCSALVAEAGAYFDRVIGAVS, from the coding sequence ATGCTCGACGCATTCTCCCGTTCGGTCGTCAGCGCTGACGCCAAAACCGCACCTGTAGGTGGTAGCGACCTCGCTGTCCTTCGTAGCTACGTCAGCCAAGGCAATAAGCGCCTGGACGCTGTCAACGCCATCACTTCCAACGCCTCCTGCATCGTTTCTGATGCTGTGACCGGCATGATCTGCGAAAACACCGGCCTGATTCAGGCTGGTGGTAATTGCTATCCCAATCGCCGCATGGCTGCCTGCCTGCGCGATGGCGAGATCGTGCTCCGCTACATCAGTTATGCACTTCTTGCAGGCGACGCTTCCGTGCTGGATGACCGTTGCCTGAATGGTCTGAAAGAGACCTACATCGCTCTGGGAGTTCCTACCCAGTCAGCAGCCCGTGCCGTGGCCATCATGAAGTCTGCAGCAACAGCTCTGATCGGCGAAACCAACTCTCCTGCCTCTGGCGGCAAGCGTTTCCGCAAAATGGAGACCACGCAAGGTGACTGCTCCGCGCTTGTGGCTGAAGCTGGTGCCTACTTCGATCGCGTGATCGGCGCCGTTTCCTGA
- a CDS encoding phycobilisome rod-core linker polypeptide — protein sequence MTETTTLATQANTDLGHADNVIQSIYKQVFGNRHLMELDVNKSLEALFMNGDLTVQGFVTALAQSDTYKKLFLEDKSAYQFVELNFKHLLGRPPHDQQELMEHVSKMNTEGYDAEIASYTYSEEYLAAFGIDGVPHNRSSQSISGGRTINYTRGIAVDAGFAGYDAASNGSKLLNSLSTGNAPAIVDRKSVGNANGISIFWTTRRQVSANRRVMQKSVVSQTSMSATLRSIQAQGGRIVSISKA from the coding sequence ATGACGGAAACCACCACACTGGCAACCCAAGCAAATACAGATTTGGGACATGCAGATAATGTGATTCAAAGCATCTACAAACAGGTTTTTGGCAACCGTCATCTCATGGAGCTTGACGTCAACAAGTCTCTCGAAGCCTTATTCATGAATGGGGATCTAACCGTTCAGGGCTTCGTAACAGCCCTCGCACAGTCAGATACATACAAAAAATTATTCCTTGAAGATAAGAGTGCCTATCAGTTTGTTGAGCTCAATTTCAAGCATTTACTGGGTAGACCCCCACATGATCAACAAGAGCTGATGGAACATGTCAGCAAGATGAATACCGAAGGATACGACGCAGAAATTGCTAGTTACACTTACAGCGAAGAATATCTCGCAGCATTTGGTATCGACGGGGTACCCCATAATCGCTCAAGCCAATCCATCAGTGGTGGACGAACGATTAATTACACACGAGGCATCGCTGTTGATGCAGGCTTCGCAGGTTACGACGCGGCCAGTAATGGATCAAAACTCCTGAACAGCCTCTCCACTGGAAATGCGCCTGCGATTGTCGACCGCAAAAGCGTTGGCAACGCTAATGGAATCTCAATCTTTTGGACAACACGTCGTCAGGTCAGTGCTAATCGTCGTGTGATGCAGAAATCAGTTGTTAGCCAAACCTCAATGTCTGCAACTCTTCGGAGCATCCAAGCCCAAGGTGGTCGGATCGTTTCTATTTCGAAGGCTTAA
- a CDS encoding Nif11-like leader peptide family natural product precursor: MSDAEQDQILEQFISLAKADQSLQDEIKAALNQDQVIAIAAERGFQIDPLAILRKWSKHTDFSKPTWLGWFSD, translated from the coding sequence ATGTCTGATGCTGAACAGGATCAAATCCTTGAACAATTTATCTCCCTAGCAAAAGCAGATCAAAGTCTTCAAGACGAGATCAAGGCTGCACTCAATCAGGATCAAGTCATTGCCATCGCGGCAGAACGTGGTTTTCAAATTGACCCATTAGCTATTTTGAGGAAGTGGAGCAAACATACCGACTTTTCCAAACCAACATGGTTGGGTTGGTTCTCAGACTGA
- a CDS encoding Nif11-like leader peptide family natural product precursor, whose product MISQELPRFVDEVIRSHELATGLKPLVSHQEIIAYAQSKGFNINQNEWTTYFERDFAQLSDSTQQKVLAAQTSHWSWAFRQISAWRAMLMEGADTNHS is encoded by the coding sequence ATGATTTCTCAAGAACTCCCTCGTTTTGTAGATGAAGTGATTCGCTCTCATGAGCTTGCGACGGGATTAAAGCCGCTTGTCTCTCATCAAGAGATCATCGCTTATGCCCAAAGTAAGGGCTTTAATATTAATCAAAATGAATGGACTACTTACTTTGAGCGTGACTTCGCACAGTTATCTGATTCAACACAGCAAAAAGTTTTAGCTGCTCAGACCAGTCATTGGTCATGGGCGTTTCGTCAGATTTCTGCTTGGAGAGCTATGCTGATGGAGGGTGCGGACACGAATCATTCCTGA
- a CDS encoding Nif11-like leader peptide family natural product precursor — translation MPVSAEAEKALPRFVETLNNDQDFQNQLNQVSDIEALRKAVQAVDPSLTGAALIPLDQATRPPKILVDSGVISNALPWRLLRCTGGPLVLQLICTNANFAIWIESC, via the coding sequence ATGCCAGTCTCTGCTGAAGCGGAAAAAGCGTTGCCACGTTTTGTCGAGACGCTCAATAATGACCAGGATTTTCAGAATCAATTGAATCAAGTGAGTGATATAGAAGCCCTTCGTAAGGCCGTTCAGGCTGTAGACCCGTCTCTAACTGGTGCCGCCTTGATCCCACTCGATCAAGCGACCCGTCCTCCAAAGATTCTTGTGGATTCCGGAGTGATCAGCAATGCTCTGCCTTGGAGGCTTTTGCGTTGCACTGGCGGACCACTTGTTTTGCAATTGATTTGCACCAACGCTAATTTTGCAATCTGGATCGAGAGTTGCTGA
- a CDS encoding DUF2656 family protein translates to MTLTIAQTMTVFIVSHNLQITSDSVPAISAQELVEGLKVHSNAFDHAEALNHPHWLIRLESFLSAEEMAKELVESWKKFRISSSHSSEHHWLALGGRKDSPGSTGSPLQEGSWGVDVVECADPEQFLLGINWEALKGGRPSDAIFEIRS, encoded by the coding sequence TTGACTTTGACCATAGCCCAAACCATGACCGTTTTTATTGTCTCTCATAACCTCCAGATCACATCAGACAGTGTTCCTGCAATATCTGCTCAAGAGCTAGTTGAGGGACTCAAGGTTCATTCAAATGCTTTTGATCATGCTGAAGCCTTGAATCATCCGCATTGGCTGATCCGGTTAGAGTCTTTTTTATCAGCTGAAGAAATGGCGAAGGAGCTAGTTGAGTCATGGAAAAAATTTCGAATTTCTTCTTCTCATAGTTCCGAACATCACTGGCTTGCTCTTGGCGGGCGCAAAGATTCACCTGGATCAACTGGTTCACCACTTCAGGAAGGATCTTGGGGCGTTGATGTCGTTGAATGTGCAGACCCAGAACAGTTTCTGCTTGGTATCAACTGGGAAGCCCTAAAAGGTGGACGACCCAGTGATGCAATTTTTGAAATTAGATCATGA
- a CDS encoding CpeR family transcriptional regulator → MQNSIKQLKGWIRSQHLICEGTDFIFETVDQTQLEKFEQCMDEIGGKVRQIKAVGNWPMGPNRSFKILRAIASVPRPGGESLVTYWAKRGAKQTRYSDINT, encoded by the coding sequence ATGCAAAACAGCATAAAACAGCTCAAGGGATGGATACGATCACAACACTTGATCTGCGAAGGAACTGATTTTATATTTGAAACTGTTGATCAAACACAGCTCGAGAAATTTGAACAATGCATGGACGAAATTGGCGGAAAAGTAAGGCAAATTAAAGCTGTAGGCAACTGGCCGATGGGACCAAACCGATCGTTCAAAATTTTAAGAGCCATTGCAAGCGTACCTAGGCCAGGAGGGGAAAGCCTTGTAACTTATTGGGCTAAACGAGGAGCAAAACAAACACGTTATTCAGATATCAACACTTGA
- the cpeA gene encoding class 1 C-phycoerythrin subunit alpha has protein sequence MKSVVTTVVTAADAAGRFPSQNDLEAVQGNIQRAAARLEAAEKLAAGLDAVTREAGDACFNKYAYLKQPGEAGDSQVKVDKCYRDLGHYLRLINYCLVVGGTGPLDEWGIAGAREVYRSLSLPTGPYVEALTYTRDRACAPRDMSPQALNEFKSYLDYVINALS, from the coding sequence ATGAAGTCCGTCGTTACCACAGTTGTGACTGCTGCAGATGCAGCAGGTCGCTTCCCTTCCCAGAACGATCTCGAAGCAGTCCAGGGCAACATCCAGCGTGCAGCTGCCCGTCTTGAAGCTGCTGAAAAGCTGGCTGCAGGCCTGGACGCAGTGACACGTGAAGCCGGTGATGCCTGCTTCAACAAGTACGCCTACCTCAAGCAGCCTGGTGAGGCTGGTGACAGCCAGGTCAAGGTAGACAAGTGCTACCGCGATCTTGGCCACTATCTGCGTCTGATCAACTACTGCCTCGTTGTCGGTGGTACTGGTCCTCTTGACGAATGGGGTATTGCCGGTGCTCGTGAGGTTTATCGTTCACTGAGTCTGCCGACTGGCCCTTACGTCGAAGCACTCACCTATACCCGTGATCGTGCATGTGCACCTCGTGACATGAGCCCTCAGGCTCTTAACGAGTTCAAGTCCTACCTGGATTATGTGATCAACGCTCTTTCCTGA
- a CDS encoding chromophore lyase CpcT/CpeT — MKPEEKIKFAKTLSGIFDNFAQSQERPKDFARINIVFRPLPWHIFQGPGFYSEQYYDYSPWDPYRQGIHRLSYKEDIFVVENFGFSNKERLAGSGRRPELLDSLDLNSLERRCGCAMYFKEETTGHYIGHVEPGKACIVPRDGKLTYLVSEVEVNEQSWVSRDRGFDPKTDEVRWGSEHGPLKFKRVADFSEMVTSEWIDGTKE; from the coding sequence ATGAAACCCGAAGAAAAAATCAAATTCGCAAAAACATTATCTGGAATCTTTGATAATTTTGCACAGTCACAAGAGCGACCCAAAGATTTTGCTCGTATTAATATTGTATTTAGGCCACTACCATGGCATATCTTTCAAGGACCCGGCTTTTATTCAGAGCAATATTACGACTATTCTCCATGGGATCCTTATAGACAGGGAATTCATCGCTTGTCTTATAAAGAAGATATCTTCGTTGTAGAAAACTTTGGTTTCAGCAATAAGGAACGATTGGCTGGATCTGGGAGAAGACCAGAATTACTTGATTCGTTAGATCTCAATAGTCTTGAAAGAAGATGTGGATGCGCAATGTACTTCAAAGAAGAAACAACTGGTCACTATATTGGCCACGTAGAGCCAGGAAAAGCTTGCATCGTACCTCGAGACGGGAAACTAACTTATCTCGTCAGCGAGGTTGAAGTGAACGAACAAAGTTGGGTAAGCCGTGATAGAGGTTTTGATCCAAAAACAGACGAAGTACGGTGGGGTTCAGAACATGGTCCGCTCAAGTTCAAACGAGTCGCAGATTTTTCTGAAATGGTCACATCTGAATGGATCGATGGAACCAAAGAGTGA
- the mpeA gene encoding class 2 C-phycoerythrin subunit alpha: MKSVITTVVGAADSASRFPSASDMESVQGSIQRAAARLEAAEKLASGYDAIAQRAVDAVYAQYPNGATGRQPRACATEGKEKCKRDFVHYLRLINYCLVTGGTGPLDELAINGQKEVYKALSIDAGTYVAGFSQMRNDGCSPRDMSPQALTAYNTLLDYVINSLG; encoded by the coding sequence ATGAAGTCCGTCATCACCACTGTTGTCGGTGCAGCCGATAGCGCTTCCCGCTTCCCCTCTGCATCCGACATGGAATCCGTTCAGGGTTCCATTCAGCGAGCAGCTGCACGTCTTGAAGCTGCTGAAAAGCTGGCTTCCGGCTACGACGCCATTGCTCAGCGCGCTGTTGACGCTGTTTACGCTCAGTACCCCAACGGCGCTACGGGCCGTCAGCCCCGCGCCTGTGCCACCGAAGGCAAAGAGAAGTGCAAGCGTGACTTCGTTCACTACCTGCGTCTGATCAACTACTGCCTGGTCACCGGCGGCACCGGCCCCCTGGACGAGCTGGCCATTAATGGTCAGAAAGAGGTTTACAAGGCCCTCAGCATCGACGCTGGCACCTATGTTGCTGGTTTCTCGCAGATGCGTAACGACGGTTGCTCACCTCGCGACATGAGCCCCCAAGCTCTGACTGCATACAACACCCTGCTCGATTACGTGATCAACTCCCTGGGCTGA
- a CDS encoding phycobilisome rod-core linker polypeptide, producing MLGPETSLKSLTSATRTGPAAYSTPSKAGKNTVHRTLAGVRAEYKRQHCASMGIGIGPRLHAECPFGSVFDQYSPDDIAALERVIRTAYRQVYGNLPPTENQRETSLEVRLMNGEISVRDFVNGLAKSDFYKANFFHAVGAQRGIELNFKHLLGRAPLNQEEVQNHIKLQSEEGFDALIDKLTDSAEYTEVFGSDIVPYERSHDSYAGMFTRSFNLMRELGGMKVAVSDNAQGRNSRTINPLAIASREESKPQPFTYTSVQRTPIKLPQQQYSGHQTPKMTDYVAFRPFGVHF from the coding sequence ATGCTCGGCCCAGAAACCAGTCTGAAATCACTCACCTCAGCGACCCGAACCGGGCCAGCTGCGTATTCCACACCCAGCAAAGCAGGTAAAAACACAGTTCACCGCACGCTTGCAGGTGTTCGTGCCGAGTACAAGAGGCAGCATTGTGCCTCCATGGGGATTGGGATCGGTCCCCGTCTGCACGCTGAATGTCCTTTTGGGTCTGTATTTGATCAATACAGCCCAGACGATATCGCTGCTCTTGAGCGCGTGATCAGAACGGCATACCGTCAGGTGTACGGCAACCTGCCTCCAACTGAAAATCAGCGAGAAACCTCCCTGGAAGTCAGGTTGATGAACGGGGAAATCAGCGTTCGCGATTTCGTCAACGGCTTGGCCAAGTCAGATTTCTACAAAGCAAACTTCTTCCACGCTGTTGGCGCTCAGCGTGGTATCGAACTGAACTTCAAGCACTTGCTTGGACGAGCTCCTCTGAACCAGGAAGAAGTCCAGAATCACATCAAACTGCAGTCTGAAGAAGGCTTTGATGCACTGATCGACAAGCTGACTGACTCGGCTGAGTACACCGAGGTGTTTGGTTCTGACATCGTGCCCTATGAAAGGTCTCACGATTCCTACGCAGGGATGTTCACACGGTCCTTCAACCTGATGCGTGAACTGGGCGGCATGAAGGTTGCTGTCAGCGACAATGCTCAAGGTCGCAACAGCCGTACGATCAACCCACTTGCGATTGCATCGAGAGAAGAGTCAAAGCCCCAGCCATTTACATACACCTCAGTTCAGCGGACCCCTATCAAACTGCCCCAACAGCAGTACAGCGGACACCAGACTCCAAAGATGACCGATTACGTGGCATTCCGTCCTTTCGGGGTTCACTTCTGA
- a CDS encoding HEAT repeat domain-containing protein, which translates to MDTSGNSIDSLFADLVHPNPNIRFTACSILAEQFPEEAMPRLFALMHDPDPGVYRTAVKALGMIGHLSVPDLIQLFDSSDNGTIRACCIKAIIQVSVSFPDEAFSVDTITMLEKALDDESPVVAQSALMTLGHLSKQASEESRVIPLLVKACDNSNIAHVQGAAMSLAELDSPLVNECLQRLVQDDSKDELIREVAQASLERRQSLGFN; encoded by the coding sequence ATGGATACCTCTGGCAATTCCATTGACTCCTTGTTTGCTGATTTAGTCCATCCAAATCCCAATATTCGCTTCACTGCTTGTTCAATTCTTGCAGAGCAGTTTCCTGAGGAGGCAATGCCGAGGCTGTTCGCGTTGATGCATGATCCTGATCCAGGTGTGTATCGCACTGCGGTTAAAGCGTTAGGCATGATTGGACATCTGAGTGTCCCCGATCTGATTCAACTGTTTGACTCATCCGATAATGGAACAATTAGAGCATGTTGCATTAAGGCAATCATTCAGGTGTCAGTGAGTTTTCCAGATGAAGCTTTTTCTGTTGACACGATCACGATGTTGGAAAAAGCTCTTGATGATGAGAGCCCGGTCGTTGCTCAGTCCGCTCTGATGACGCTTGGCCATCTTTCTAAACAAGCTTCAGAAGAATCTCGTGTTATTCCTTTGTTGGTTAAGGCTTGCGACAATAGCAATATTGCACATGTTCAAGGTGCGGCTATGTCTCTGGCTGAATTAGATTCTCCACTAGTGAACGAATGCCTGCAAAGGCTGGTTCAGGATGATTCTAAAGACGAATTGATACGCGAAGTTGCTCAAGCTAGTCTTGAGAGACGACAAAGTCTTGGTTTTAATTAA
- a CDS encoding bleomycin hydrolase, with the protein MLDAFSRKAVSADSSGAFIGGGELASLKSFISDGNKRLDAVNAITSNAACIVSDAVAGICCENTGLTAPNGGVYTNRKMAACLRDGEIVLRYVSYALLAGDASVLQDRCLNGLRETYAALGVPTGSASRAVAIMKSAAAGLITNTNSQAKKMPVTQGDCASLSAEAGSYFDMVISAIS; encoded by the coding sequence ATGCTCGACGCATTCTCCCGGAAGGCCGTCTCGGCCGATTCCAGCGGCGCTTTCATCGGCGGAGGCGAGCTGGCCTCCCTCAAGTCCTTCATCTCCGATGGCAACAAGCGTCTCGACGCTGTCAATGCGATTACTTCTAACGCCGCTTGCATCGTTTCTGATGCCGTTGCAGGTATCTGCTGCGAAAACACCGGCCTGACCGCTCCTAACGGTGGCGTGTACACCAACCGCAAAATGGCTGCATGCCTGCGCGACGGTGAGATCGTTCTCCGTTATGTGAGCTACGCCCTTCTAGCCGGCGATGCTTCCGTGCTGCAGGATCGCTGCCTGAACGGTCTGCGCGAAACCTACGCCGCTCTGGGCGTTCCTACAGGTTCCGCTTCCCGCGCTGTGGCCATCATGAAGTCTGCTGCTGCTGGTCTGATCACCAACACCAACAGCCAAGCCAAGAAAATGCCTGTCACCCAGGGTGACTGCGCAAGCCTGTCTGCTGAAGCTGGCAGCTACTTCGACATGGTGATCAGCGCCATCAGCTGA
- a CDS encoding HEAT repeat domain-containing protein: MPGRFDNIHPELTCEHARQILLQPINELESQSDYYMAASHLINCPGPETEQALVDLLDNPLNEQAVTIAKRKAVEVLGRLGAESWISEIGQCLWSDDSYLVENTICSLKQLKCNQPELIAKIINLLKDNVCNQRVLIQCLASLSVQESLATIQSLKNVESPGISGAAISADAQLSGSRKQLSVVADHLLLPNQMDRQCAIQDLIDAQAVEQLPAIVSSPVSPAFRVRACRLLLNSLSHSALIESIHLVDAVLIDDPNDIKIVHEYDVTPGLNFLVRDLFNTDFSRCYLALKTLSRIPSEVLWPVILKEWNEEAYNDYGAHYFFMRLIGSRSDWPQQALNSIDEILNSSAINMRPQFQKSRSAAIYSMAQLNPTGFLALIPVFLSDQYLPAWDCRYAVILALESISHHVNRAQIKDLLKSLADDDDCFVQARLASTYLT; encoded by the coding sequence ATGCCAGGTCGTTTTGACAATATTCATCCCGAGCTGACATGTGAGCATGCTCGGCAGATTCTTCTTCAGCCTATTAATGAGTTGGAGTCGCAAAGCGATTACTATATGGCTGCGTCTCATTTAATTAATTGCCCGGGCCCAGAGACTGAGCAAGCTTTGGTGGATTTGTTGGACAATCCTCTCAATGAGCAAGCTGTAACTATTGCAAAAAGAAAAGCTGTGGAAGTCCTCGGGAGGCTGGGTGCTGAATCATGGATCTCTGAGATTGGTCAATGCTTGTGGTCTGATGATAGTTATTTGGTTGAAAACACTATCTGCTCACTTAAGCAATTAAAATGTAATCAGCCCGAGTTGATTGCAAAAATAATTAATCTTTTAAAAGACAATGTTTGTAATCAGCGTGTTTTGATTCAATGTTTGGCGAGTTTGTCTGTACAAGAAAGTCTCGCGACCATTCAATCATTGAAGAATGTGGAATCTCCCGGGATCAGTGGAGCCGCAATTTCTGCAGATGCTCAACTTTCAGGTAGCAGGAAGCAGCTTTCTGTTGTTGCTGATCATCTTTTGCTGCCAAATCAGATGGATCGTCAATGCGCAATACAGGATTTAATTGATGCGCAAGCTGTTGAGCAGCTTCCTGCAATTGTAAGCTCGCCAGTTTCGCCAGCCTTTCGAGTCCGTGCCTGCAGACTTCTCCTGAATTCACTGAGTCATTCAGCATTGATCGAATCAATACACCTCGTTGATGCTGTTCTGATTGATGATCCAAATGATATCAAGATTGTTCATGAGTACGACGTCACTCCTGGTCTCAACTTTTTAGTGCGTGACCTCTTCAATACTGATTTTAGCCGATGTTATCTTGCCTTAAAGACGTTGAGTCGTATCCCTTCGGAAGTGCTTTGGCCTGTGATTTTAAAAGAATGGAATGAAGAGGCTTATAACGACTATGGTGCTCATTATTTTTTTATGCGATTGATTGGTTCGCGGTCTGATTGGCCTCAGCAAGCATTGAATTCTATTGATGAAATCCTCAACAGTTCAGCAATTAATATGCGACCTCAGTTTCAAAAAAGCCGTTCTGCTGCGATATACTCCATGGCTCAATTAAATCCAACTGGCTTTCTTGCACTTATTCCAGTATTTTTGTCTGATCAATATTTGCCTGCTTGGGATTGTCGTTATGCAGTGATCTTGGCGCTGGAATCAATCTCTCATCACGTCAATCGAGCTCAAATCAAAGATTTATTGAAATCACTTGCCGATGATGATGATTGTTTTGTTCAAGCCAGGCTGGCATCGACTTATCTGACTTGA